The following proteins come from a genomic window of bacterium:
- a CDS encoding response regulator encodes MKPLKHRALIVEDDDKIVELVHDHLESLGHVYDRAANQTEARDLLSANKYCYILLDLEIPVKPKRMAELTHGINLLEEIRRWPEDGCATQVVIMTCHGRNGPDLAVEMMQKGADDYICKPFGPAGGGRTLPDVIKKALERGCSHAPAHCPVLAKVRTAPAPIKRPMEPEKLTPFQGGKLVFREDRVDLLGYAILTAKARGSWHTLRLLAKKDPQGKRTAYSGDALARKLDPQSQQGQNDVAGYVKYLRRRIADVLRKNGVSCSDQDVIESGGPGYRLNSWIDVEGLDS; translated from the coding sequence ATGAAACCGCTCAAGCACCGAGCTTTGATTGTGGAGGACGACGACAAGATCGTCGAACTCGTCCACGACCACCTGGAATCGCTGGGCCACGTCTACGATCGGGCTGCGAACCAGACCGAGGCGCGAGATCTCTTATCGGCCAACAAGTATTGCTACATCCTTCTGGACTTGGAGATTCCCGTCAAACCCAAGCGCATGGCCGAACTGACGCACGGCATCAACCTGCTGGAGGAGATTCGACGGTGGCCTGAAGACGGGTGTGCTACACAGGTGGTCATCATGACATGTCACGGCAGGAACGGGCCGGACTTGGCGGTGGAGATGATGCAGAAAGGGGCGGATGACTACATCTGCAAGCCCTTCGGACCTGCAGGCGGCGGGCGGACCCTTCCTGATGTGATCAAGAAGGCTCTGGAGCGCGGATGCAGCCATGCTCCGGCGCACTGCCCAGTGCTCGCCAAGGTGAGAACGGCGCCTGCACCCATCAAGCGGCCCATGGAGCCGGAGAAACTGACGCCGTTCCAGGGGGGCAAGCTCGTTTTCCGCGAGGATCGCGTGGACCTGCTCGGCTACGCCATTCTCACGGCCAAGGCGCGCGGGAGTTGGCACACGCTGCGCCTCCTGGCGAAGAAAGACCCCCAGGGGAAACGCACCGCCTACAGCGGAGACGCGCTTGCCCGAAAACTCGATCCGCAGAGCCAGCAGGGTCAGAACGACGTGGCCGGCTACGTCAAATACCTCCGCCGCCGCATCGCCGACGTGCTCCGAAAGAACGGTGTCAG